One genomic region from Conexibacter woesei Iso977N encodes:
- a CDS encoding glycosyltransferase encodes MRRGIFWTAAGLLGWAQVGYGAALAAIERDADPRWPDPASDDDLPTVALIVAAHAERDVIAAKVANALALDYPRAKLEVVVACDGSTDGTQDAARAAGADVVLDLPRGGKVAAQDAAVRRSTADVVAFSDANALWENDALRKLVAPFATDTRIGYVCGRVSFINPDGGTNQEGVYWRYEMFLRARESALHSVTAGNGAIYATRRDAYVEVDPVMGHDLKFPFTLVRAGWRCVEQPQAHATERMVPDVEGEAARKRRMMSHAWAIVLHGGLLDPRGWPAKYTMMIASHRWLRYFGPALHVIALLTAPKWLRRAQLLGLAAAFAPTRAKPVLLAKYYILTQGSIALGLYDHLREGTPAGWSPPEGTR; translated from the coding sequence GTGAGGCGCGGGATCTTCTGGACAGCGGCGGGGTTGCTCGGGTGGGCGCAGGTCGGCTACGGCGCGGCGCTCGCCGCGATCGAGCGCGACGCCGACCCGCGCTGGCCGGACCCCGCGAGCGACGACGACCTCCCGACCGTCGCGCTGATCGTCGCCGCCCACGCCGAGCGCGACGTCATCGCCGCGAAGGTCGCCAACGCGCTCGCGCTCGACTACCCGCGCGCCAAGCTCGAGGTCGTCGTCGCCTGCGACGGCTCCACCGACGGGACCCAGGACGCCGCGCGCGCCGCCGGCGCCGACGTCGTCCTGGACCTCCCGCGCGGCGGCAAGGTCGCCGCGCAGGACGCCGCCGTGCGCCGCAGCACGGCGGACGTCGTCGCGTTCTCCGACGCCAACGCGCTGTGGGAGAACGACGCCCTGCGCAAGCTCGTCGCGCCGTTCGCGACCGACACGCGCATCGGCTACGTCTGCGGCCGCGTGTCGTTCATCAACCCCGACGGCGGCACCAACCAGGAGGGCGTCTACTGGCGCTACGAGATGTTCCTCCGCGCCCGCGAGTCCGCGCTGCACTCGGTGACCGCCGGCAACGGCGCGATCTACGCCACGCGCCGCGACGCCTACGTCGAGGTCGACCCCGTCATGGGCCACGACCTCAAGTTCCCCTTCACGCTCGTCCGCGCCGGCTGGCGCTGCGTCGAGCAACCACAAGCACATGCCACCGAGCGCATGGTCCCCGACGTCGAGGGCGAGGCCGCGCGCAAGCGCCGCATGATGTCCCACGCCTGGGCGATCGTCCTGCACGGCGGCCTGCTCGACCCGCGCGGCTGGCCGGCCAAGTACACCATGATGATCGCCAGCCACCGCTGGCTGCGCTACTTCGGCCCGGCGCTGCATGTCATCGCACTACTCACCGCGCCGAAGTGGCTGCGGCGCGCACAGCTCCTCGGCCTCGCCGCCGCCTTCGCGCCGACCCGCGCCAAGCCGGTGCTCCTGGCCAAGTACTACATCCTGACCCAGGGCTCGATCGCCCTCGGCCTCTACGACCACCTCCGCGAGGGCACGCCCGCCGGCTGGTCGCCCCCGGAAGGGACCCGCTGA
- a CDS encoding glycosyltransferase family 4 protein: protein MRVDVVDPSAFTPPYDRALSAALVAAGVEVTLVTSRFAYGEVPEAPGVRIEERFYRRVVGAPGSRVRLVAKLAAHGPEMVGYARVAARRADVVHFQWLTVQPVDVHLLPRNVPTVLTAHDVLPREPRAGQLRAQRRLYERVDRVVVHSEHGARRLTDELGIDRARVRVIPHGAFTHLANLQAVLPPELPDTDKPVVALTGLLRPYKGIDVLLRAWHDLDAELWIVGMPRMPLPAQLPPGVRLVPRFVSDAELAGVLKRADVVALPYREIDQSGVLYAALGLGRPLVLSAVGGFPEVAATGAAALVAPGDAEALHAELARLIADPQARAAMAAKASAAARTTYAWDAIAREHVALYDELRLR from the coding sequence GTGCGCGTCGATGTCGTCGATCCGAGTGCGTTCACCCCGCCGTATGACCGGGCGCTGAGTGCTGCGCTGGTGGCGGCGGGGGTGGAGGTGACGTTGGTGACGTCGCGGTTCGCGTATGGCGAGGTGCCGGAGGCGCCCGGCGTCCGGATCGAGGAGCGGTTCTACCGGCGGGTGGTGGGGGCGCCGGGGTCGAGGGTGCGGTTGGTGGCGAAGCTCGCCGCGCATGGGCCGGAGATGGTGGGGTATGCGCGGGTGGCCGCGAGGCGCGCGGATGTCGTGCACTTCCAGTGGTTGACGGTGCAGCCGGTCGATGTGCACCTGCTCCCGAGGAACGTGCCGACCGTCTTGACCGCCCATGACGTCCTCCCGCGCGAGCCGCGTGCCGGGCAGCTGCGGGCGCAGCGACGCCTCTATGAACGCGTCGATCGTGTCGTCGTGCACTCCGAGCACGGTGCGCGGCGGCTCACCGACGAGCTGGGGATCGACCGCGCGCGCGTCCGGGTCATCCCGCACGGGGCGTTCACGCACCTGGCGAACCTGCAAGCCGTGCTGCCCCCGGAGCTGCCCGACACCGACAAGCCGGTCGTCGCGCTCACCGGCCTGCTGCGCCCGTACAAGGGGATCGACGTCCTCCTCCGCGCCTGGCACGACCTCGACGCCGAGCTGTGGATCGTCGGCATGCCGCGGATGCCGCTGCCGGCGCAGCTGCCGCCGGGTGTCCGGCTCGTCCCGCGCTTCGTCAGCGACGCCGAGCTGGCGGGCGTGCTCAAGCGCGCCGACGTCGTCGCGCTGCCCTACCGGGAGATCGACCAGTCCGGCGTCCTCTACGCCGCGCTCGGGCTCGGTCGCCCGCTCGTGCTCTCCGCCGTCGGCGGCTTCCCGGAGGTCGCGGCGACCGGCGCCGCCGCGCTCGTCGCACCCGGCGACGCCGAGGCACTCCACGCCGAGCTGGCGCGGCTGATCGCCGATCCGCAGGCCCGCGCCGCGATGGCGGCCAAGGCGAGCGCGGCCGCGCGCACGACCTACGCCTGGGACGCGATCGCGCGTGAGCACGTCGCGCTCTACGACGAGCTTCGGCTACGTTGA
- a CDS encoding MFS transporter produces the protein MTLSSSPSPTTDDQPFRLRWVVLAVVMTANVMDAMDATIANIAGPSVRQDLGGSASALQWIAAGYTLAFAVLLIAGARLGDIFGRRRVFLIGSAGFTLFSAACAAAPSMPVLIACRALQGAFGALMIPQGFGFLKQVFPNQSEFDRAMGFLGPATGVPLLLAPIVAGALIDANWLDVGWRLVFLINVPIGIAALAAAIPSLPDSPHRPQLKLDLGGVGLVGLAVLAIIYPLIQGQESGWPLWTFAMIAAGLGLLYAFMRHERSHEENALIEPSLLRNRDYLSGIAVVLFFFGAFSGLLLCVSLYGQLGEGWSPLHAGLTLTPMVIGIVIGMTISFALVERLGRHLLHIGIVLIAIGNVVIALVLTGADSAGTWDLVPGLLLVGAGAGTSFAQLFGFVLGSVNMDEVGSASGVLEATQQLSTSLGVAVLGTIFFSAFRHHLPPEALQITAWACLAPLAGAFLLIFRLPMRARDEQELAAAAA, from the coding sequence ATGACCCTCTCCTCCTCTCCCTCCCCAACCACCGACGACCAGCCCTTCCGCCTGCGCTGGGTCGTGCTCGCCGTCGTGATGACCGCCAACGTGATGGACGCGATGGACGCCACGATCGCCAACATCGCCGGCCCGTCGGTCCGCCAGGACCTCGGCGGCTCCGCCTCGGCGCTGCAGTGGATCGCCGCCGGCTACACGCTCGCGTTCGCCGTCCTGCTGATCGCGGGCGCCCGGCTGGGCGACATCTTCGGCCGCCGCCGCGTCTTCCTGATCGGTTCCGCCGGCTTCACGCTGTTCTCGGCCGCCTGCGCCGCGGCGCCGTCGATGCCGGTCCTGATCGCCTGCCGCGCGCTCCAGGGCGCGTTCGGCGCGCTGATGATCCCGCAGGGCTTCGGCTTCCTGAAGCAGGTCTTCCCCAACCAGTCCGAGTTCGACAGGGCCATGGGCTTCCTCGGCCCGGCGACCGGCGTGCCGCTGCTGCTGGCCCCGATCGTCGCCGGTGCGCTGATCGACGCCAACTGGCTGGACGTCGGCTGGCGCCTGGTGTTCCTGATCAACGTCCCGATCGGCATCGCCGCGCTGGCGGCCGCGATCCCGTCGCTGCCCGACAGCCCCCATCGCCCGCAGCTGAAGCTCGACCTCGGCGGCGTGGGCCTCGTCGGCCTCGCGGTGCTGGCCATCATCTACCCGCTGATCCAGGGCCAGGAGAGCGGCTGGCCGCTGTGGACGTTCGCGATGATCGCCGCCGGCCTCGGGTTGTTGTACGCCTTCATGCGCCATGAGCGCAGCCACGAGGAGAACGCGCTGATCGAGCCCTCGCTGCTGCGCAACCGCGACTACCTCAGCGGGATCGCCGTCGTGCTGTTCTTCTTCGGCGCGTTCTCAGGGTTGTTGCTCTGCGTCTCGCTCTACGGGCAGCTCGGCGAGGGCTGGTCGCCGCTGCACGCGGGCCTGACGCTGACGCCGATGGTCATCGGGATCGTGATCGGCATGACGATCTCCTTCGCGCTGGTCGAGCGCCTCGGCCGCCACCTGCTGCACATCGGGATCGTGCTGATCGCCATCGGCAACGTCGTCATCGCGCTGGTCCTCACCGGCGCCGACAGCGCCGGGACCTGGGACCTCGTGCCCGGGCTCCTGCTCGTCGGCGCGGGGGCGGGCACGAGCTTCGCCCAGCTGTTCGGCTTCGTGCTCGGCAGCGTCAACATGGACGAGGTCGGCTCTGCCTCCGGCGTGCTCGAGGCGACCCAGCAGCTCTCGACCTCGCTCGGCGTCGCGGTGCTGGGGACGATCTTCTTCTCGGCCTTCAGGCACCACCTGCCGCCCGAGGCCCTCCAGATCACCGCCTGGGCCTGCCTGGCCCCACTGGCCGGCGCGTTCCTGCTCATCTTCCGCCTGCCGATGCGAGCGCGCGACGAGCAGGAGCTGGCCGCCGCGGCGGCCTAG